The genome window TAAATCAATTGATACTAGAAACATTATACTATTTTGTAAAATTCCACTTGCATTAGCCAAGAAAACATTAAAATCATTAAAGAGTGGAGAAGAGAAAATGTCTCGTGCAGAGGTTGAAGATACAGTTGATAAAATTTTAAATAAATAAACATTACTAAAACGGTAGCCTAACTAATCTTGTTAAATTAGTATATTCATTCGCTAACAATATACATTATGGTAGGAATTAATATATAACAGTGAGTGGGGGATGGGATTTGGAGCACAAAGGGGACTCTGAAAAAAAACATAATATAGTCGTTAATAAACTGAGAGAAATAAACATCGAAATCTATGATGAAGTCAAGTCATATTATCAAGATACCATAGAATTAAATGTAGTAATTGATGAATTGGTTGAGCTTGTTAGTCAAGGTCTAGAATCCAAGGAATTTATCGGACCTGCTGAATTACTTGGAGTAAAAATTGGGAAAATGACGCTTAAAAATGATATGAAATTGGATACTGCAATTGAGCAAATTACAGATGTGCGCCGTTTGTTTTGGCAAAAGATACGAAGCATTGTACTAGTATCAGAGTTATCGATTGATACTGTGCTTGCGATTTCAGATGTTTTCAATCCGGTTTTTGATCGTATTATATACGCAGTTAGCACGATGCATAATAAGTCATTTAAGGAATCGTTTGAAAGGCAAGAGGAAGAGTTACTTAGACTGTCTGCACCTGTTGTTCCGATAATTGATGGGTTTGCAGTTTTACCAATTGTTGGTGAAATGACTGAAAAGCGTTCTGAGCTTTTGATGAGAACGGTTTTACAAGAGGCCACAGCCCAAGAATTAGAATATCTTTTCATTGATTTATCAGGCGCAATGATCATTGATACATTAATAGCTAATAATCTATTTAAGATTGTCGATACCTTAGAGCTTGTGGGAATAAAAACAATCTTATCCGGAATTCGCCCTGAAGTTTCGCAGACCATGGTTAGCCTTGGCGTTAATTTTAACCGAATCGAAAAATATAATACATTGAGACACGCACTGTCTAGCTATGTGACAATCAATAAGTAGAGAAAACGATTAATATTATTCACTTTAATATTGAAATGACATTGAAATGATTAAAAATCGGTTTGTAATACATAATATATATAAGAGATTTAACTGATCCCAATAAATTTAATCAATTAAATGATTGAATGTATTGGGATTTTTTAACTGCGAAAAAGTATGGTCTATTCTCTTTTAAGATTATGTTTCTGTATGGTCATTTGTGAAATTATTTAAAAAAGACGTTTACGTTAAATGAAGATTGGGTAATAGAATATTTGTCCTAAGCTTTTGAAATTCTCCCCCAAATCTTATGAAGATGAGTTTCTTTAAAAGAAATTGGGCTTTGACTATTTTATCAAGTAACGCTATAATTGAAAACTATGTTAAAAAATTGAGCAAGTTGGTGGATTTTCGTCGTTGGTTACTTTCTAAAAAAATGGAGTAATCAAGTCCATCCAACGGTCTTTAATGACAAAATGCAACAATTATATTTTAGACACTTGTTCCTAATAAATTAGGAGGAAACACGTGGATTCTGAAAAAGGAAAGAAATTAGATTGGCCAGTATTTATTGTAAGTGGAGGATTCTTGATTCTCTTTGTATTAATTTCATTTTATGATAATAAAATGGTAGGAAATGCAGTTGATACCTTATTTGCTTATTCCTCAGATCTATTTGGAGCATATTGGCAAGTATTATTGCTAGCGAACTTTTTTATTGGGCTAGGGCTTGCTGTTTCAAAGTACGGAAAAGTAAAATTAGGGAAGCAAGATAAGCCACAATACAGTTATTTCGGCTGGGTTTCTATGATTGTAGTTACATTGCTGGCAAGTGGTGGTGTGTTTTGGGCTGCTGCTGAGCCAATGTATCATTACATGAGTACCCCACCATTATTCGGTGGTGGAGAGTTTAACAATAGCAATGCAGCATTTGCACAGTCATTTATGCATTGGGGCTTTACCGCATGGGCGATACTCGGGACTCTAGCCGTTATTGTTATGATGTATGTGCATTATCAAAAAGGCTTACCGCTGAAGCCAAGAGGATTATTATATCCGATCTTTGGTGAAAAAATATATAAAAATAGTGTTATTGGTGCTTCAGCAGATATATTTTCAATAATTGCAACGGTTGCTGGTACTTTAGGGCCTTTAGGTTTCTTAGGTTTACAAATATCATATGGTTTAAATCATTTATTTGATGTTCCTAACACATTGACTGTAAGTATTATCGTAGTCGTTGGACTTATCGTTGTTGCTGGGATTTCAGCTGCTACAGGAGTCGATAAAGGGATTTATCATTTAAGTAAATGGAATGTGCAATTTACCATTCTATTAGCAATTATTGTGATGGTTATTGGTCCGACAATGTTCATTATTGATGCATTTATCGGTGGCACAGGTTTCCATTTACAGAACTTCTTCCAAATGAATATGTATCGTGGGGAAGAAGGGTGGCTTGCGTCTTGGACTATATTCTTCTGGGGTTGGTTTATCGGTTATGCCCCAATGTTAATTATATTTATTAGTAGAATTTCTAGGGGGCGAACGATTCGTGAATTAGTGCTTACGGTTTCTATCGTTGCCCCAATTGTGACTAACTTCTGGTTCTCGATTGTTGGTGGTACTGGTGTGTTTTTCGAAGCGGAACATCCAGGCTCAGTCTCAACTGCGTTAAATGAGGCTGGAATGCCTGCAGCTGTAATGGCGATTACAGATCAATTACCAATGGGTATGTTGATGGGCTTCGGTTTCTTACTTGCTTCGATTATCTTTGTCGCAACAACTGCGGATACAATGGCATATTCGATTGCAGCTTCAATTGAGGGGAATGATAATCCAAAACGCTGGTTACGTGTTTTCTGGGCAGTAATCTTTGGAGCTACAACTGTAGCAATTCTGACGATTGGGGAAGATAGTATTACCTCGATTCAGAATTCAATTATTATCACAGCCGTCCCAGTATCATTCTTAATATTGCCGCCATTATGGAATGCGCTGCAGATTGCAAAAGTAATGGCAGCAGAGCAAGGACTTGTTAGCAAACGAGAAGCTAGAGCAAAAATAGAAAAAATAGTAGATTAAAACGAGGCTATCATCCATTTAAAGGATGATAGCCTTTTTAAACATGAAAACCCAAAGTGCCTGCTATTTGTAGTTCTGTCGGTGGCGGAAAATAATTCACAAAAGTGGAGCAAAGGCTGTGCCGATAGATAAAATCTAAACTTATAAATTTGATCTATTTTGCAACATTATTGAAAAGTGATTTGAGGGCTAGGTAAATAATCGCCAATGCAAAAACAATGACAGCTATTGCCCCAACAGCAATCAAAAAGTTAACAACAGCTGCAGAAGTAATAAAGGATGCAGCAAGGTCTGCTACAATAATAAGCGCAAATCCAGCGAGAACCGCTGCTAAAAAGAGTAATGCTAATTGATTCATAATTAATCCCTCCCTTCCTAATAAATTATGAGGAGGGGAGGGAGGTTGTTTGGATGGCCTTATATCACTTCATTAAAAACATTGAAATGATTGGATCTGGTTCAAATCAATCCCGAAGTATACCCATCTAAAGCCATTCCATCTAAACCCAGCAACAGATGTCCTGCCAACAAAGGTTGGGTAGAACCAGAAGGCGTCTCTTCTTAACCAAATATAGGTGAAACGGAATAGGCATCCACGAATTCCGCCGGGATCTACAGCGAATGTTTGAAATTGTGACTGTTGAGGCGTAAAGTTCGGTGGTGGAGTCGTTGGTGCCCCGCCAGATTGCTGCCCGCCACCAGGTTGCCCAGGAAATCCACCAGGCTGTCCGCCACCAGGTTGCCCAGGAAATCCACCAGGCTGTCCGCCACCTGGTTGCCCTGGGAATCCACCAGGCTGTCCAGGGAATCCTCCGCCTGGAAACCCTCCGCCCGGGAATCCACCAGGCTGCCCAGGAAACCCTTGCTCTGGTCCTCCTGGGAAACCAGGTATGTTAATAGACCTCTCATCCTCATCACTATATGGTGGTTGATAATAATCCATTTTTTATTTCCTCCCTTATCAAGATCGTTCCATTCAATATATGGGATAAAGGTCCAAATTGGGATTGATTTTTTGAGAATGGGCGATATTGGGGAAGGGCTGTTTGGCAAGTAAATTAAAAAAAATATTCCAATCATAATAATTCACTTGTTGTCATTTTGGGTGCGTGCTATCATTATCATGCTATTTATTAGGAAGCTGGAGTTGGCATGTTCCTGGTTACCAACCTTAGCTGCTAAAAAATTTCATTTTATTTACGGACTTAATTTATTGATTGAAAGGAGTTTACCCTTATGAGTGACAATAATAAGCCCAAGAAGTATGAATACTTGGCTGATGATCCGAATGTAAAAGTTGCACCGATTATGATTTCATTAATTATTGGGGCTTTCTTTGCGATATTAAACGAGACTTTGCTAAACATTGCACTAACAACTTTGATGGAGGAGTTTCACGTTTCCATTACAACAGTACAGTGGATGGCAACTGGATTTATGCTAGTAATGGGAATTGTTATCCCAGCCTCGGCGTTATTAATGCAGTGGTTTACGACTAGGCAATTGTTTTTAGGTACGATGATTATTTTTGTAATTGGCACAACGATAAGTGCAATTGCACCTACTTTCCCAATTTTGCTAGTTGGTCGTTTCATACAAGCAGCGGGGACTGGAATACTTATGCCAATCATTTTTAATGTGTTTTTATTAATCTTCCCACCAAGCAAACGAGGAAAGGTAATGGGTCTTGTTGGCCTTGTAATTATGTTTGCACCTGCAATTGGACCAACATTATCTGGCGTAATCGTTGAATATTTGGGATGGCGTTATCTGTTCATCACAGTAATTCCTTTTGCATTGTTCTCAATTCTATTTGCACTAAAATATTTAGTGAATGTTTCAGAAGTAACAAAGCCTAAAGTTGATGTATTATCGCTTGTATTCTCGTCGATTGGCTTTGGAGCAATTGTGTATGGCTTTAGTTCAGCGGGAGAAAGTGAGGCAGGATTCCTAAATCCAAAAGTATATTCTATCATTATTATTGGTGTCATTAGTGTGGTTCTATTCGTTATAAGACAATTGAAATTGGATGAACCAATTATGGATTTACGTGTATTTCGCTACCCGATGTTTACTCATGGGATGCTAATGTTCTTAATCATTATCATGGCGATGTTCGCTTCAGAGATTATTTTGCCTATTTACATGCAGGGACCTTTAGCATTAGCGGCCGCCACTGCAGGTTTGGTCCTGCTTCCAGGCAGCATTTTAAATGGTGTGATGTCACCTTTCATGGGCGGACTCTTTGATAAATACGGGCCAAGAGTGTTAATGATTCCTGCTACAATTGTTCTCAGTGGCACAATGTTTTTGATGAGCAGATTAAGTTTGACAACTCCATTATGGGTAGTTGTCGTTGGTTATATTCTATTAATGCTGTCTGTCTCTGCAATTATGATGCCAGCAGAAACCAATGGATTGAACCAATTACCGAAACGATTGTATCCACATGGGACAGCGATCATGTCAACCTTACAGCCTGTTGCAGGGGCAGTTGGTGTATCTGTTTTCATTAGTATCATGAACGCAAAACAAAGAAATATCCTGCAGCTTTCGGATGACCCGACAAACATCGCTAACATCAACGTGGCAATGGTTTCTGGTGTTGAGCTTGTTTATCTCATCTCGTTTATTTTGTCTATCGTTGCCGTTATATTAGCCTTCTTTGTGTACCGCGCTAAGCCGGAAGAAAAGTTAGAATTTCAAGGAAACGATTAAGACGATAGATTCGACAAAACCAGCTCTATTTCAGATAAATTATTTGAAATGGATCTGGTTTATATTTTTGCTTAAAATTACTTTGACAGGTAGAGTAATTTGAGATATAATTACTCTGTCAGATAGAGTATTAATGAAATAAGGACGTGGCAATATGATAAGAAGCGATATTATTAGAGGGCATTTGGATGCGATTATCTTACGTCTCATCTTAGAAAAAGATCGTTATGGCTATGAAATTTCAAAAGAAATAAGTTTGCGCACAGATGATTGTTTCCAAATTAAAGAGGCAACATTATATGCTGTTTTTCAACGACTGGAGAAAAAAGAATTACTGGAATCTTATTCCGGTGGTGTATCAAAAGGAGGGAAGAGAAAGTATTACAGCATAACGACACTTGGTAAAGCCTATTTAAAAGAATCTGTTGCGGAATGGAAAGTAACAAAGAATATAATTGACCTATTTATGGAGGGATTGGATTGAAACAGTTAAAGGATCATGTTAATCAATTATTTATGGGGATTCCAGATAGTGAGCAGAAAACAGCTATCCAGGAGGAAGTATTGGAGAACTTAGAGGAAAAAGTGCGGGACCTTATGGAGCAAGGGAAAGCTGAGGAGGATGCTATAAATAAAGCGATTGTAGAGTTTGGTGATATTGAAGATTTAAAAAATGAACTTGGGGGAAAGCAGCCGGTCAGTAAGAACAATTCCAAATTAAATTTAGGGTTCTCTATCTGGGGGAGTGCAATCATCATCGCTTTATTTGTCTTCATCAACTTTTATTACACTCCTGATGTAATCTGGTTTGTGTACCCGACATTTGCCGTATTATGGTGGCCGTTAGCAATGTATTTCATTTGGAAACGAGCGAATTAAGGAGAGATAATATGAAAAGATATGGGGTTGGTTTTGCGATAGCCGGAAGTTTCATGGCAATTGCCTTTTTAATCATTGTAAATTTATTAACGGCTTCAGAACATATTTGGTTTATTTATCCTTCTATTGGACTGCTGCTATGGCCGGTTGGCATATATTGTATGAAAAATAAGTATTACAAGCTTTTTGCTGTTTTATGCAGCTTACTTGTTATTATTTTTCTTACCCTGGAGAATTATCTGAATACACCAGGCTATCCATGGGCATTATATGCGGTATTTCCGATCCTATGTTGGCCAATATTGATGCTATTAGGAAAACGTGCAGGGAACATTATTGTTTCCCTCGTTGGAAGTGCAATTATTATTATCTATTATTTAATGTTAAACATCTTCCTTGAGCCAGGCTATCCATGGGCAATATTTCCAGCATTTGCTGTGTTGTGGTGGCCATTAACGATTTATCATTTGGCGAGAAAAAGCTATTTTCAGTATTCTATCCATGCGAGTTTGTTTATTAGTGGCTTTTTTATACTTGTGAATGCCGTATCCTCACCAAATACGATATGGGCAATATATCCAATATTTGCAGTGCTTTGGTGGCCACTTAGTATGTATTATTTTGTTTATAAGGGAAGGATGGAAAGGTAGTTTTAAAAACATAAAAATAGGAGTAGAGAGAAGTGAAAGTATCGCTTCTCTCTACTCCTATTTTTAATCCCCTAAATTATTTCATTCCTAAATATATCAGGATGGCATCTCGTAAAAATTTAGTGCCGCCCTCAACCTGCTTGTCATAATAAGCAGTAAATCGTTTGTCAGCAACGTACATTTCTGCAAGACCTGCATGTGCTTCCTTAGAATAACTTGGCCATGAGTACATAAGCCATTCTTTATGTTTTACTGCAAGCTCTTGAGCTAAATCTGAAGCTGGATCTCCAGTAGCATATGCCTTTTCAAGTAAGGAAAAAATTTCTTCTCCCAATTTGTTCATTGCTTGAAAGTCTTCTTCCGACATTCCTCTCATTTTGGCATTACTAGCCTCAACAGTATCTTTTCCATATTTGTCACGAATTTCTTCTCCATATTTTTGTTCGTTCTCATCAATCATTTTCTCTTTAAATGCTACGAACTTTTCTTTATCCTCCATTGTTATTCCTCCTTCTTTACTCGCAATCGTTTTTTCAACTGTAGCCATAAGATTGTCAAGATGGACTCTTTTCTGCATCAGTTTTTTATAATGGGCTTTTAGAGCTTGGGTTTGATTAAAATGTGGGTCTTGTATGATATTCATAATTTCTTCGAGCCCAATTTCCAATTCGCGGTAGAATAAAATCTGCTGAAGCAGATCAACCTCTTTCTGACCGTAAATGCGATAACCAGATGAATTAATACTTGCCGGCTTCAATAATCCAATCTGATCATAATAACGAAGCGTTCTCCCACTCACACCCGATAGCTGTGCTAGCTTATTAACCGTATATTCCATTCGTGTCCCTCCTGACATTAATAATGATAAAGGTTTACGCTGCGTAAAGGTCAAGCGAATTTTTAAATAAATTTATTGATGTGCATTTAGTATAAGACTAGAGAATGCCGATATATACGGAAAAGCACCAGTAAATGGGCCGAACATGCCGATATATTCCAGAAATCCGCCGATATGAACAGGAATCACGCCGATATACTCGACAGTAAAATTTGGTGAGCAACTTTGATAGTAATAAGTAAATTAAATTAAAAAGTGATTACTCACTTTACATACATCTAAAAGGAGATTATACTATAGTGAGTACTTACTCACTAACGTAGAGAGGTGAATTTAGATGGGAAATGAAAATGCTTGTATATCGATTCGCGAGGTGTCAAAGCAATTTGGCAAACATGAAGTATTAAAAAATATTAATCTAGAAATCAACGAGGGTGAAATATTTGGCCTTCTAGGACCATCAGGTGCTGGGAAATCAACACTGGTAAAGGAATTAGCTGGACTTGATGTGCCGACCTCTGGAGAGAATTTTCTTTTTCAAGAGAAGATGCCATCTCTGAAACTAATGGAGAGAGTAGGGTATATGGCACAAGCAGACGCCTTGTACTTGGATTTAACAGCAAACGAGAATCTACAGTTTTTTGCTAGTCTTTATGGATTAAAAGGGAAAAAGCAGAAACAGAGAATTATTGAAGTGATGCAGATTGTAAATCTCACTGATCATCTTCATAAGCCTGTAACGAATTATTCTGGTGGAATGAAGCGGAGGCTGTCGCTCGCAATTGCACTTCTGCATGAACCAGAAATGTTAATACTGGATGAACCGACCGTTGGCATTGATCCTGTATTAAGGAAAAGTATATGGGAAGCATTTTATGAACTAAATAGAAAAGGGACGACAATAATTATTACCACGCACGTAATGGATGAAGCGGAGAAGTGTGGTCGTTTAGGATTGATGCGTGATGGAATAATGATTGCAGTTGGCACACCGGAGGAATTAAAGAAGGAAACCAATACAGAGACAATTGAAGAGGCTTTTCTTATCTATGGAGGTGCTTAAGATGAGAATTACTGCACTGACAATTAGGATATTAAAACAAATTATTCGAGATAAACGAACACTCGCATTACTTATTTTTGCGCCAATTCTTGTACTTACAATGCTATATCTAGTATTTGATGGCGATGATTATGTTCCTAAAGTTGGTCTTGTTAATGTACCAGAGATGATCACGGAACAAATGGATTTGAATGAAGTGGAGTTAACCGAGTATAGCAATACAACGGAAGCAAATGAGGATCTAGAAAATCAAGAAATAGATGGCTATGTTGTATTAGACGAGCAAGTCCCTGCAATTTTTCTTGAAGGCAGTGATCCGAGTGTAAATAGTGCAACATTGAGATGGATTCAGTCAGCATTTGCGAATCTCCAGAAAAATGGAAATGCAAGTGAACTGAAAGTGGATTATTTGCATGGTACGAGCGAGATGGGCTCATTTGATTATTTTGGACCGGTATTACTTGGTTTTTTTGTGTTCTTCTTTGTCTTTCTTATCGCAGGGGTATCATTTATTCGCGAGCGTACAACAGGTACACTTGAAAGGCTGCTATCAACTCCATTACGAAAGTGGGAAATTGTGATTGGGTATGTGTTTGGATTCGGGATTTTCACAATGATACAGTCCACCATAATTGCTTGGTATGCGATCTATGTGCTGGAGATGATGATGGAAGGAGTGTTTATTTATGTGCTCATCATCACATTGGCAATCGCTCTGACTGCATTAACCTTAGGAATTTTGATTTCCTCATTTGCCAATAATGAGCTGCAGATGATTCAATTTATTCCGATAGTTGTTATTCCACAGATCTTTTTCTCTGGACTATTTAATTTAGAAACGATTTCGGAATGGTTAAGCTGGATTGGACCGTTCACACCGCTGTATTATGCTGCGGACGCATTACGGGATGTGATGGTTAGAGGGTACGGCTGGAATGAAATCTATATTAATATTCTTATCCTGATTGGTTTTTCTGTAATATTCATGTTTTTAAATATCATTGCGCTTAGAAAATATCGAAGAATATAGACATACTATGTCGAGAAAAAACGGATAATCTTATATAATTAGATTGAATAGAGATAAGAGGCGGTCTAAGATGTCGAATAATGAATTAAAATTAACAGAAAAACAAAAGGCAATCCTTGATGCTGCAACTGAATTATTTGCTGAGCAAGGATTTGCAGGTACTTCAACCAGCGAAATTGCGAAAAAGGCAGATGTGGCTGAAGGAACCATCTTTAAGCATTTTAAATCAAAGAAGGGGCTGCTACTATCCGTCATTTCACCAATGATTAAAGTAGTTGCACCGATGATAAAAAAAGATATAAATAAAATATTCGATAAAAACTTTGAAAGGTTTGAAGACTTCATTCGTGAATTTATTGATAATCGGATCAAATTTGTAGTCGAAAATACGACAATGTTTCGCGTATTAATTCAAGAAATACCTTTCCATCCAGAACTGAAGGAGCAATTTATTGAACATATTAGTAATGACATGGTTGTACGTGCCCGGGAAAGTATCG of Oceanobacillus zhaokaii contains these proteins:
- a CDS encoding STAS domain-containing protein; this translates as MEHKGDSEKKHNIVVNKLREINIEIYDEVKSYYQDTIELNVVIDELVELVSQGLESKEFIGPAELLGVKIGKMTLKNDMKLDTAIEQITDVRRLFWQKIRSIVLVSELSIDTVLAISDVFNPVFDRIIYAVSTMHNKSFKESFERQEEELLRLSAPVVPIIDGFAVLPIVGEMTEKRSELLMRTVLQEATAQELEYLFIDLSGAMIIDTLIANNLFKIVDTLELVGIKTILSGIRPEVSQTMVSLGVNFNRIEKYNTLRHALSSYVTINK
- a CDS encoding BCCT family transporter; the encoded protein is MDSEKGKKLDWPVFIVSGGFLILFVLISFYDNKMVGNAVDTLFAYSSDLFGAYWQVLLLANFFIGLGLAVSKYGKVKLGKQDKPQYSYFGWVSMIVVTLLASGGVFWAAAEPMYHYMSTPPLFGGGEFNNSNAAFAQSFMHWGFTAWAILGTLAVIVMMYVHYQKGLPLKPRGLLYPIFGEKIYKNSVIGASADIFSIIATVAGTLGPLGFLGLQISYGLNHLFDVPNTLTVSIIVVVGLIVVAGISAATGVDKGIYHLSKWNVQFTILLAIIVMVIGPTMFIIDAFIGGTGFHLQNFFQMNMYRGEEGWLASWTIFFWGWFIGYAPMLIIFISRISRGRTIRELVLTVSIVAPIVTNFWFSIVGGTGVFFEAEHPGSVSTALNEAGMPAAVMAITDQLPMGMLMGFGFLLASIIFVATTADTMAYSIAASIEGNDNPKRWLRVFWAVIFGATTVAILTIGEDSITSIQNSIIITAVPVSFLILPPLWNALQIAKVMAAEQGLVSKREARAKIEKIVD
- a CDS encoding MDR family MFS transporter, which produces MSDNNKPKKYEYLADDPNVKVAPIMISLIIGAFFAILNETLLNIALTTLMEEFHVSITTVQWMATGFMLVMGIVIPASALLMQWFTTRQLFLGTMIIFVIGTTISAIAPTFPILLVGRFIQAAGTGILMPIIFNVFLLIFPPSKRGKVMGLVGLVIMFAPAIGPTLSGVIVEYLGWRYLFITVIPFALFSILFALKYLVNVSEVTKPKVDVLSLVFSSIGFGAIVYGFSSAGESEAGFLNPKVYSIIIIGVISVVLFVIRQLKLDEPIMDLRVFRYPMFTHGMLMFLIIIMAMFASEIILPIYMQGPLALAAATAGLVLLPGSILNGVMSPFMGGLFDKYGPRVLMIPATIVLSGTMFLMSRLSLTTPLWVVVVGYILLMLSVSAIMMPAETNGLNQLPKRLYPHGTAIMSTLQPVAGAVGVSVFISIMNAKQRNILQLSDDPTNIANINVAMVSGVELVYLISFILSIVAVILAFFVYRAKPEEKLEFQGND
- a CDS encoding PadR family transcriptional regulator, translating into MIRSDIIRGHLDAIILRLILEKDRYGYEISKEISLRTDDCFQIKEATLYAVFQRLEKKELLESYSGGVSKGGKRKYYSITTLGKAYLKESVAEWKVTKNIIDLFMEGLD
- a CDS encoding permease prefix domain 1-containing protein; the protein is MKQLKDHVNQLFMGIPDSEQKTAIQEEVLENLEEKVRDLMEQGKAEEDAINKAIVEFGDIEDLKNELGGKQPVSKNNSKLNLGFSIWGSAIIIALFVFINFYYTPDVIWFVYPTFAVLWWPLAMYFIWKRAN
- a CDS encoding MerR family transcriptional regulator → MEYTVNKLAQLSGVSGRTLRYYDQIGLLKPASINSSGYRIYGQKEVDLLQQILFYRELEIGLEEIMNIIQDPHFNQTQALKAHYKKLMQKRVHLDNLMATVEKTIASKEGGITMEDKEKFVAFKEKMIDENEQKYGEEIRDKYGKDTVEASNAKMRGMSEEDFQAMNKLGEEIFSLLEKAYATGDPASDLAQELAVKHKEWLMYSWPSYSKEAHAGLAEMYVADKRFTAYYDKQVEGGTKFLRDAILIYLGMK
- a CDS encoding ABC transporter ATP-binding protein; protein product: MGNENACISIREVSKQFGKHEVLKNINLEINEGEIFGLLGPSGAGKSTLVKELAGLDVPTSGENFLFQEKMPSLKLMERVGYMAQADALYLDLTANENLQFFASLYGLKGKKQKQRIIEVMQIVNLTDHLHKPVTNYSGGMKRRLSLAIALLHEPEMLILDEPTVGIDPVLRKSIWEAFYELNRKGTTIIITTHVMDEAEKCGRLGLMRDGIMIAVGTPEELKKETNTETIEEAFLIYGGA
- a CDS encoding ABC transporter permease; the encoded protein is MRITALTIRILKQIIRDKRTLALLIFAPILVLTMLYLVFDGDDYVPKVGLVNVPEMITEQMDLNEVELTEYSNTTEANEDLENQEIDGYVVLDEQVPAIFLEGSDPSVNSATLRWIQSAFANLQKNGNASELKVDYLHGTSEMGSFDYFGPVLLGFFVFFFVFLIAGVSFIRERTTGTLERLLSTPLRKWEIVIGYVFGFGIFTMIQSTIIAWYAIYVLEMMMEGVFIYVLIITLAIALTALTLGILISSFANNELQMIQFIPIVVIPQIFFSGLFNLETISEWLSWIGPFTPLYYAADALRDVMVRGYGWNEIYINILILIGFSVIFMFLNIIALRKYRRI
- a CDS encoding TetR/AcrR family transcriptional regulator; translation: MSNNELKLTEKQKAILDAATELFAEQGFAGTSTSEIAKKADVAEGTIFKHFKSKKGLLLSVISPMIKVVAPMIKKDINKIFDKNFERFEDFIREFIDNRIKFVVENTTMFRVLIQEIPFHPELKEQFIEHISNDMVVRARESIEHYQEKGQIRQMPIDSAIRIIVSTVFGHVITKLLIIGEAQWDEEAELDRTIQFLMNGLAPEK